A genomic segment from Clostridium pasteurianum BC1 encodes:
- the gatA gene encoding Asp-tRNA(Asn)/Glu-tRNA(Gln) amidotransferase subunit GatA has product MELHKLKAHELKSMIKNKEVKVEEVTKEFLNRIHKTDQKIGAYLYKAKEEAISSAKTLDEKIAKGEILEGLGGVPVAIKDNISVKGMQNTCASKILQGYTSPYDATVTEKIRENNGIILGKLNMDEFAMGSSNENSAFKKVVNPWNEEFVPGGSSGASAASVAAFETPLSLGTETGGSVRQPASFCSVVGLKPTYGRISRYGVIAFGSTLDQVGTIARDVEDCALLTQNIAGVDDKDFTTVNIPVQDYTKSLTKDLKGRKIGIPVEYFSEGLDDVVRKIIDEAIKVLRDSGAEVKECSLPLSEYALATYYIISSAEASSNLARFDGIRFGHRSKEAKDAIDIYFKSRSEGFGREVKRRIMLGTYVLSAGYYDAYYKKALKVRNLIKQDFERVLKEFDAVISPVSPTTAFKFGEKTKDVLSMYLSDIYTVPVNIAGLPAISVPCGFVNNLPVGLQFIGNYFREDTLFNLAYGYESATEWHKKSAVIE; this is encoded by the coding sequence ATGGAATTGCATAAGCTTAAAGCTCATGAGTTAAAAAGTATGATAAAAAATAAAGAAGTTAAAGTAGAAGAAGTTACAAAGGAATTTTTAAATAGAATACATAAAACTGACCAAAAAATAGGTGCATATCTATATAAAGCAAAAGAGGAAGCTATAAGTTCTGCAAAAACTTTAGATGAAAAAATAGCAAAAGGAGAGATATTAGAAGGTTTAGGCGGAGTTCCTGTTGCTATTAAAGATAATATAAGTGTAAAAGGAATGCAAAATACTTGTGCTTCAAAAATTTTACAAGGTTACACATCTCCTTATGATGCTACTGTAACTGAAAAAATTAGAGAGAACAACGGAATCATACTTGGTAAGCTGAACATGGATGAATTTGCTATGGGTTCATCTAATGAAAACAGTGCATTTAAGAAGGTGGTAAATCCATGGAATGAAGAGTTTGTTCCTGGGGGTTCTTCTGGTGCTTCAGCAGCTTCTGTTGCCGCTTTTGAAACTCCACTTTCTCTTGGAACAGAAACAGGGGGGTCTGTTAGACAGCCAGCATCCTTTTGTTCTGTTGTAGGACTTAAACCTACTTATGGAAGAATATCAAGATATGGAGTAATTGCTTTTGGTTCAACTTTGGATCAAGTGGGCACTATTGCAAGAGATGTAGAAGATTGTGCCCTATTAACTCAAAATATTGCAGGTGTAGATGATAAAGATTTCACAACAGTAAATATCCCTGTTCAAGATTATACAAAGAGTCTTACAAAAGATTTAAAAGGTAGAAAGATCGGTATACCAGTAGAATATTTTAGTGAAGGCTTAGATGATGTTGTAAGAAAAATAATTGATGAAGCAATTAAAGTATTAAGAGATAGTGGTGCTGAAGTTAAAGAATGTTCACTTCCTTTGTCTGAATATGCTCTTGCTACATACTATATAATATCCTCTGCAGAGGCATCTTCAAATCTTGCTAGATTTGATGGTATAAGATTTGGTCACAGATCTAAAGAAGCTAAAGATGCAATAGATATATACTTTAAATCTAGAAGTGAAGGTTTTGGAAGAGAAGTAAAAAGAAGAATAATGCTTGGAACTTATGTGCTTTCAGCTGGTTATTATGATGCTTATTATAAAAAAGCTTTGAAGGTTAGAAATTTAATAAAACAAGATTTTGAAAGAGTACTTAAAGAATTTGATGCGGTGATTTCTCCTGTATCACCAACTACTGCTTTTAAGTTCGGGGAAAAAACTAAAGATGTTCTTTCTATGTACTTATCAGATATTTATACTGTACCTGTAAATATTGCAGGATTACCAGCAATATCTGTACCATGTGGCTTTGTAAATAATCTTCCTGTTGGACTTCAATTTATTGGTAACTATTTTAGAGAAGATACATTATTTAATTTAGCTTATGGATATGAATCTGCAACAGAATGGCATAAAAAAAGTGCTGTAATTGAGTAA
- the gatC gene encoding Asp-tRNA(Asn)/Glu-tRNA(Gln) amidotransferase subunit GatC, translated as MSVSKKDVEYVAELARLSFSQEEKENLIGDLNSVLGYVEKLNELDTDDVEIIVNPYYIENKFREDEIEPSMELSSVLDNAPDKLEEYVVVPKIIE; from the coding sequence ATGTCAGTTTCCAAAAAAGATGTTGAGTATGTTGCAGAACTAGCAAGATTAAGTTTTTCTCAAGAAGAAAAAGAAAACCTAATTGGAGATTTAAATAGTGTACTTGGGTATGTGGAAAAATTAAATGAATTAGACACAGATGATGTGGAAATCATAGTAAATCCATATTATATTGAAAATAAATTTAGGGAAGATGAGATAGAACCTTCTATGGAACTTAGTTCAGTATTAGATAACGCGCCAGATAAATTAGAAGAATATGTAGTTGTTCCTAAAATAATAGAATAG
- a CDS encoding TetR/AcrR family transcriptional regulator, translating to MAKAKIREPRQTRSIEKKKKIAKAGFKLFCEKGFHHTNTNEIAKEAGVSTGIVYHYFQDKKAILLAVMDQVVPKFDAEMIKQLHLSKDRKELEAFLSDIIDKDIQLHTISKAVHEEFQAMRHSDPDVAEYMNQFKNQFLSAIAGALPSLGFSISHPHEKVDMIYHMIDQYSDSVVLNKRDVINYDVMKELLIETILNLLNLDTFD from the coding sequence ATGGCTAAAGCAAAAATCAGAGAACCACGTCAGACACGTTCCATAGAAAAGAAAAAGAAAATTGCAAAAGCAGGATTTAAGCTTTTCTGCGAAAAAGGTTTCCATCATACCAATACGAATGAAATCGCAAAAGAAGCCGGTGTCTCCACCGGCATTGTGTATCATTATTTTCAAGATAAGAAAGCAATTCTTTTAGCAGTCATGGACCAGGTTGTTCCCAAGTTTGACGCTGAAATGATAAAACAATTACATTTATCCAAAGATAGAAAAGAATTAGAAGCTTTTTTGTCTGACATTATTGACAAGGATATTCAGCTTCACACAATATCTAAGGCGGTCCATGAAGAATTTCAAGCTATGCGTCATTCCGATCCGGATGTGGCAGAATATATGAATCAGTTTAAAAATCAGTTTTTATCTGCAATTGCAGGTGCCTTACCATCACTTGGTTTTTCTATTTCCCATCCTCATGAAAAGGTAGATATGATATATCACATGATAGACCAGTACTCTGATTCAGTAGTCTTAAATAAACGTGATGTAATCAACTATGATGTTATGAAAGAGCTCCTTATAGAAACTATATTAAATTTATTAAATTTGGATACTTTTGATTAA
- a CDS encoding MerR family transcriptional regulator has translation MQNKELMTVGDLAKKMDTTVRTLQYYDKEGLLKPSAQSEGGRRLYTNKDMVKLHQILSMKFLGFSLDDIKNHLISLDTPQEVANVLSEQAQIIKEKIANLTEELSAIEALQDEVEQMQTVDFNKYADIIKLLQLKNENYWIVKLFDDKLMIHIRNHFTEEFGKALFAKWKSLCDETAQLKIGGEPPESDKGQEIAKEWWNMIMEFTGGDMSMLPALEKFNENKKDWSNNEWKEKQAIADEFIGKALPVYFQNQGIVIPNMEVVE, from the coding sequence ATGCAAAACAAAGAGCTTATGACTGTGGGCGATCTTGCTAAAAAAATGGATACCACCGTTCGCACACTGCAATACTACGACAAAGAGGGTTTGCTGAAACCGTCTGCACAAAGCGAGGGCGGCAGGAGACTTTATACTAATAAGGATATGGTAAAGCTTCATCAGATTTTATCTATGAAATTTTTGGGCTTTTCGCTTGACGATATCAAAAATCACTTAATATCTCTTGATACACCACAAGAGGTTGCAAATGTTTTGAGTGAGCAAGCACAAATCATCAAGGAAAAAATTGCAAATCTAACCGAGGAACTATCAGCAATAGAGGCTCTGCAAGATGAAGTTGAACAAATGCAGACGGTGGACTTTAACAAGTACGCCGATATTATCAAGTTATTACAGCTAAAAAATGAAAACTATTGGATTGTTAAATTGTTTGATGACAAACTCATGATACACATTAGAAACCATTTTACAGAGGAATTCGGAAAAGCACTTTTTGCAAAATGGAAGAGCTTGTGTGACGAAACTGCGCAGCTTAAAATTGGTGGTGAACCCCCCGAAAGTGACAAGGGGCAAGAGATTGCTAAAGAGTGGTGGAACATGATAATGGAGTTTACAGGTGGCGATATGAGTATGCTACCAGCGCTTGAAAAGTTCAATGAAAACAAAAAAGATTGGAGCAACAACGAGTGGAAAGAAAAACAGGCAATAGCCGATGAGTTTATCGGGAAAGCATTGCCTGTTTACTTTCAAAATCAAGGGATAGTAATTCCAAATATGGAGGTGGTGGAGTAA
- a CDS encoding ABC transporter ATP-binding protein, with product MGIAIQIDNLIKSYGVNTVIKDISFAVNCGEIFALLGTNGAGKTTILECIEGIRKYDSGNITVNGNIGVQLQSSSLPANIKAIEAYQLVCKWNKAQANLELFNVFKLAQLKNKQYKEMSTGQKRRLHLALALIGNPDIIFLDEPTAGLDVEGRVFLHAQIRKLKEQGKTIIMASHDMAEVESLCDRITILKDGKIAFIGTTTELTSEMEDQCRIHIKTERPLKNADYEQGYWVFTSVNIGDTLLELLQICKQTQNTVLDVKIERATLEQRFMDIAREGKS from the coding sequence ATGGGTATAGCTATTCAAATTGATAATTTAATAAAAAGCTATGGAGTAAATACCGTCATCAAAGACATTTCTTTTGCTGTAAATTGTGGTGAAATTTTTGCCTTGCTTGGTACAAATGGAGCAGGAAAAACCACCATCCTTGAATGTATTGAGGGTATTCGAAAATATGACAGCGGAAATATTACGGTAAACGGAAATATAGGGGTGCAGCTTCAATCCTCATCACTCCCTGCAAATATTAAGGCAATAGAGGCGTATCAATTGGTTTGCAAGTGGAACAAAGCACAAGCAAATCTTGAGTTATTTAATGTTTTTAAACTTGCACAGCTAAAAAACAAGCAATACAAAGAAATGTCTACAGGGCAAAAAAGGCGGCTGCATTTAGCACTTGCACTCATTGGTAATCCCGACATCATATTCCTTGATGAACCGACTGCGGGACTTGATGTAGAGGGCAGGGTATTCCTCCATGCACAAATCCGGAAATTGAAAGAGCAAGGAAAAACCATTATTATGGCAAGTCATGATATGGCAGAGGTAGAAAGTCTTTGCGATAGAATTACTATCCTCAAAGATGGAAAAATTGCTTTTATAGGCACAACAACCGAACTGACCAGTGAAATGGAAGATCAATGTAGAATTCACATCAAAACTGAAAGACCATTGAAAAACGCTGACTACGAACAAGGATATTGGGTATTTACTTCTGTAAATATTGGGGATACCTTGCTTGAATTGCTTCAAATTTGCAAGCAAACACAAAATACCGTTCTTGATGTAAAAATTGAAAGAGCCACACTTGAACAAAGATTTATGGACATAGCAAGGGAGGGTAAATCATGA
- a CDS encoding ABC transporter permease, with protein sequence MSAFLYGVVLQWKLDFRNKGVLLTYYVVPLVFFVFMGGIFSSINPTAKDTLIQSMTVFGVTMGAILGAPTPLVELYGSEIKKAYKVGGMPLWVALINNFISAFVHLFIISIVIFFIAPLAFDAKIPVNLALYLLSLTIFIIVCLAVGTVLGLLIKSTSKLTMVSQFIFLPSIMLSGIMFPVNMLPKVLETVGMIFPARWGFKLMTSEVLDVRLLIPLVVIMFVSICISGYKLSKIGLE encoded by the coding sequence ATGAGTGCATTTTTATATGGAGTAGTCCTACAGTGGAAACTTGACTTTAGAAACAAAGGCGTACTGCTCACCTATTATGTAGTACCGCTTGTATTCTTTGTTTTTATGGGTGGAATTTTTTCATCAATAAACCCTACTGCAAAGGATACATTAATCCAATCTATGACGGTATTCGGGGTGACAATGGGAGCTATTTTAGGAGCACCAACACCACTGGTGGAGTTGTATGGCAGTGAAATAAAAAAGGCATACAAGGTGGGTGGTATGCCCTTATGGGTAGCGTTAATCAACAACTTCATCTCGGCTTTTGTTCATCTTTTTATTATAAGTATTGTGATATTTTTTATAGCACCACTGGCTTTTGATGCAAAAATTCCTGTAAATTTAGCTCTTTATTTGCTATCTCTTACAATTTTCATCATAGTCTGTTTGGCAGTCGGAACGGTACTCGGACTGCTTATCAAAAGCACATCAAAGCTCACAATGGTATCACAGTTTATATTTTTACCTTCAATTATGCTGTCTGGCATTATGTTCCCTGTAAATATGCTCCCAAAGGTACTTGAAACTGTAGGTATGATTTTCCCTGCTAGATGGGGTTTTAAGCTTATGACAAGTGAAGTTCTTGATGTCAGACTTCTAATACCGCTTGTTGTTATCATGTTTGTATCAATTTGTATCAGTGGGTATAAGCTATCAAAAATTGGTTTAGAATAA
- a CDS encoding GNAT family N-acetyltransferase, whose product MDNIVLLENKLTAEQFCNLQEAVGFGRPNTRQTEKAIENSIYLISISVGGEVIGMGRLVGDGARIFYIQDVCIKPEFQRKGVGKLVVEKLLDYIKNNSIANSTVTAGLMAAKGKEGFYQKLGFRIRPNEKEGNGMMIKIKI is encoded by the coding sequence ATGGACAATATTGTATTATTAGAAAATAAATTAACTGCAGAACAATTTTGTAATTTGCAGGAAGCGGTAGGTTTTGGAAGGCCAAACACTAGACAAACTGAGAAGGCTATTGAAAATAGTATATATTTAATTTCTATAAGTGTAGGAGGAGAAGTTATTGGAATGGGTAGATTAGTTGGTGATGGTGCGAGGATATTTTATATACAAGATGTTTGCATCAAGCCAGAGTTTCAAAGAAAAGGAGTTGGAAAATTGGTTGTTGAAAAGTTACTTGATTATATTAAAAATAATAGTATAGCAAATTCAACCGTTACGGCCGGGTTAATGGCAGCAAAAGGTAAAGAAGGATTCTATCAAAAGTTAGGATTTCGAATCCGTCCTAATGAAAAAGAAGGTAACGGAATGATGATAAAAATAAAAATATAA
- the sigY gene encoding RNA polymerase sigma factor SigY, translating into MDELVLIEKAKQGNKSALNLLLTENYNLVKGYIIKMTGDPTLSQDILQETMLKAVLNIKKFSPKAKFSTWLITIATNLYRDNLRKDKHLAILDENMISDSGNPEDAAISKLEYVEILQVIKCLPYEKRAVFILKHFYNYSYEEISKILNCPVGTVRSRLHYSVKYIILELERRGMINE; encoded by the coding sequence TTGGATGAACTAGTTTTAATAGAAAAAGCTAAGCAAGGAAATAAGTCTGCTTTAAATCTGCTGCTCACTGAAAACTATAATCTTGTAAAGGGCTATATTATTAAAATGACTGGTGACCCTACGCTGTCTCAGGATATTTTGCAGGAAACCATGCTAAAAGCAGTGTTAAATATAAAAAAATTTTCTCCTAAAGCAAAATTTTCCACTTGGCTTATTACCATAGCAACTAATCTATACAGGGATAACTTAAGAAAAGATAAGCACTTAGCCATACTTGATGAAAATATGATTTCTGATTCAGGCAATCCTGAAGATGCCGCAATTTCAAAACTTGAATACGTAGAAATTCTTCAAGTTATTAAGTGTCTGCCCTATGAAAAAAGAGCAGTATTCATACTAAAACATTTCTACAATTATAGTTATGAGGAGATTTCCAAAATACTTAATTGCCCTGTAGGCACTGTTCGCTCCAGGTTACATTACAGTGTTAAATATATAATCCTTGAGTTAGAAAGAAGGGGTATGATAAATGAATGA
- a CDS encoding PLDc N-terminal domain-containing protein has protein sequence MLSPLIILEFCLKIFCFYRLYKDKVKFFPKYIWFIIILVISTIGPLGYLLIGRKKD, from the coding sequence ATGCTTTCTCCTCTTATTATACTGGAATTTTGCTTGAAAATATTTTGTTTTTACAGACTGTATAAAGACAAAGTCAAATTTTTCCCAAAATATATATGGTTCATAATAATATTAGTCATTAGCACTATAGGTCCTTTAGGTTATCTATTAATAGGCAGAAAAAAAGACTAG
- a CDS encoding ATP-binding cassette domain-containing protein, with protein sequence MINLLKVENLIKKYGDFEVLKGISFEVSKGCIYGFLGKNGTGKTTTMNILTGLINYNSGNIFINGKDFNTNKRQLLKTIGYLPQAPVFYGYMTGYEYLKFIGSLSGMSPKEVSIRADEVLEIVQLKSAAKRKLSGYSGGMKQRFGLAVALFNHPEILFLDEPTSALDPEGRMEVLSLIEKLKAEGITVFLSSHILNDIERVCDEVSILDKGKILISDNLKELEKKYIQPIFDVEVEGDISTLTETLFRQPLIENIKSSNNLLSIYVKNIDEGKKQLLKLILATDCTVLSYNIRKSNLEDIFMRMVIKE encoded by the coding sequence GTGATTAATTTGCTAAAGGTTGAAAACTTAATAAAAAAATATGGCGATTTTGAAGTGCTTAAGGGCATTAGCTTTGAGGTTTCAAAGGGATGTATATACGGCTTTCTTGGTAAGAACGGTACTGGGAAAACTACTACTATGAATATACTTACAGGGCTTATAAACTATAACTCTGGAAATATATTTATAAATGGAAAAGATTTTAACACTAATAAAAGACAACTATTAAAAACTATAGGTTACCTGCCTCAAGCACCAGTATTTTATGGCTATATGACTGGATATGAATATCTGAAATTTATAGGTAGCTTAAGTGGAATGTCACCTAAAGAAGTATCTATAAGAGCGGATGAAGTTCTAGAGATAGTCCAACTTAAAAGTGCTGCTAAGCGAAAACTTTCTGGTTATTCTGGTGGTATGAAACAACGTTTTGGACTAGCAGTAGCTCTATTTAATCATCCAGAAATATTATTTTTGGATGAGCCCACTTCAGCTCTCGATCCTGAAGGAAGAATGGAAGTTTTATCTTTAATAGAAAAATTGAAAGCAGAAGGAATAACTGTATTTTTGTCCTCACACATATTAAATGATATAGAAAGAGTCTGTGATGAAGTAAGTATTTTAGATAAGGGTAAAATACTAATATCTGATAATCTTAAGGAATTAGAAAAAAAATATATACAACCTATTTTTGATGTAGAAGTTGAAGGAGATATTAGTACTCTTACAGAAACTTTGTTTCGTCAGCCTTTAATTGAAAATATTAAAAGCAGCAATAATCTGCTGTCTATTTACGTGAAGAATATAGATGAAGGTAAAAAACAACTTTTGAAGCTTATATTAGCTACCGATTGCACAGTTCTATCTTACAATATTAGAAAATCCAATCTTGAAGACATATTTATGAGGATGGTGATAAAGGAATGA
- a CDS encoding MarR family transcriptional regulator, with amino-acid sequence MCQLLLNFSLKITILANITPNQSEVLMILSKKEPLSLKELGELLICESKSPSRLVQRLVDNGFVYKSKEIDDNRKSVLHLTQEGRRLIPLITEKKMIFNQVLSDSIADKIDISVLNDVLRTQIKDTNSEEKIEIRKDI; translated from the coding sequence GTGTGTCAACTACTCTTGAATTTTTCCTTGAAAATCACTATACTTGCCAATATTACTCCTAATCAGAGTGAAGTATTAATGATTTTATCTAAAAAAGAGCCCTTATCTCTTAAGGAGTTGGGAGAACTTTTGATTTGTGAAAGCAAGAGTCCTAGCCGATTGGTACAAAGACTTGTGGATAATGGCTTTGTCTATAAAAGTAAGGAAATCGATGATAATCGTAAGTCCGTTTTACATTTGACGCAAGAAGGACGGAGGCTAATTCCATTAATAACTGAAAAGAAAATGATTTTTAATCAAGTACTATCTGACTCTATTGCGGATAAGATTGATATTAGTGTATTAAACGATGTCTTACGTACTCAAATTAAGGATACAAACAGCGAAGAAAAGATAGAAATTCGAAAAGATATCTAG
- a CDS encoding MarR family winged helix-turn-helix transcriptional regulator: MELINFARLVGILNRQSQDYMTIAYKSIGISFSECIFLLNLYGNEGINQEKLSSMLLIDKAATARSIKSLEKKGFLMRKISKEDKRAKKLYLTGKGKDCKEQIFSSLRKWIDFLTEGMDKETKNIVFKGLQSMAGRAGNAVFNELLEDKIDDSNKDKQ, from the coding sequence ATGGAACTTATAAATTTTGCAAGACTTGTTGGAATATTGAACAGACAATCTCAAGATTATATGACTATTGCTTATAAGAGCATAGGCATAAGTTTTTCAGAATGTATCTTTTTACTGAATCTATATGGCAATGAAGGAATCAATCAAGAGAAGCTATCATCAATGCTATTAATTGATAAAGCAGCAACTGCAAGGTCTATAAAATCACTTGAAAAAAAAGGATTTTTAATGAGAAAAATTTCTAAAGAAGATAAAAGAGCTAAGAAGCTCTATTTAACTGGCAAAGGAAAAGATTGCAAAGAACAAATTTTTTCATCTTTGAGAAAATGGATAGATTTTCTTACAGAAGGAATGGATAAAGAAACCAAAAATATTGTTTTTAAAGGACTGCAATCCATGGCAGGAAGAGCTGGAAATGCTGTTTTTAATGAATTATTAGAAGATAAAATAGATGATAGTAATAAAGATAAACAATAA
- a CDS encoding alpha/beta hydrolase, whose amino-acid sequence MPLNPKFQKLLDTDFDNMYSLGVDKLREWYGKSWDDFKGDVLEVGTVVNRVVKTSKRDTPIRVYYSEVKGIHPVFIWIHGGGFVLGNIEVYDSICRKIANNVNCTVISIDYGLSPEHKFPEPVEECYQVVKWIFENAKELNINSDKIAIGGDSVGGTLSAVICQLSRERKEFSITYQVIINAMLDLLGQTKPKSRVENAKGYRLTTKGIEWFVQQYLRNLSEAKNPLASPLLADNFEGLPAACIITSEYDPLRDEGEHYAQRLSESGIEVCLKRYDGIIHGFFNMQRTLEEARDALDLVCTKLSEVFSK is encoded by the coding sequence ATGCCGTTAAATCCAAAATTTCAAAAATTATTAGACACAGATTTTGATAACATGTATTCTCTAGGAGTTGATAAGTTAAGAGAATGGTATGGTAAGAGTTGGGATGACTTTAAAGGAGATGTGCTAGAGGTTGGTACTGTAGTAAACCGTGTCGTTAAAACTTCTAAAAGAGATACCCCAATAAGAGTTTATTATTCAGAAGTCAAAGGTATCCATCCTGTATTTATTTGGATTCATGGTGGTGGATTTGTACTTGGAAATATTGAAGTTTACGATTCTATATGCCGTAAAATAGCAAATAATGTAAACTGCACTGTAATATCTATAGATTATGGTCTTTCACCAGAACATAAATTTCCGGAGCCGGTAGAAGAATGTTACCAAGTTGTAAAATGGATATTTGAAAATGCCAAAGAGCTAAATATAAATTCTGATAAAATTGCTATTGGAGGTGATAGTGTAGGCGGAACTCTTAGTGCAGTAATTTGCCAACTTTCAAGGGAAAGGAAAGAATTCTCGATTACTTATCAGGTGATTATTAATGCGATGTTAGATTTACTTGGGCAAACGAAGCCTAAATCCAGAGTGGAAAACGCTAAGGGATATAGGCTTACAACTAAAGGCATTGAATGGTTTGTTCAACAGTATTTAAGAAATTTAAGCGAGGCTAAAAATCCATTAGCTTCACCATTGCTTGCAGATAACTTTGAGGGTCTTCCTGCTGCATGCATTATTACGTCAGAATATGACCCGTTAAGAGATGAGGGCGAGCATTATGCACAGCGTTTATCTGAGTCTGGGATTGAAGTATGCCTTAAGAGATATGATGGAATTATCCACGGCTTCTTTAATATGCAGAGAACACTGGAAGAAGCACGTGATGCCCTTGATTTAGTATGTACAAAATTGAGTGAAGTTTTTAGTAAATAA
- a CDS encoding epoxyqueuosine reductase, whose protein sequence is MEDRIKEIFTELGADICGIANAERFKDAPLGFHPTDIYTDCKSVIVFAKCMPKGLTYVNPRLAYAKATDMNVDELDRISYVASVEIEKLGGIAVPVPSDSPYEYCSENMEGRGLLSMRHAAMLAGIGSMGKNTLIINKKYGNMINIGAVLTNLDLKSDSFSEKMCIEGCHLCLDNCPQKALNGQTVNQKLCREYTYSKNGKGFSLCNCNKCRVICPKSLGEI, encoded by the coding sequence ATGGAAGATCGAATTAAAGAAATATTTACCGAGTTAGGAGCAGATATTTGTGGAATTGCAAATGCTGAAAGATTCAAAGATGCACCATTAGGTTTCCATCCGACTGATATATATACGGATTGTAAATCAGTTATTGTATTTGCAAAGTGTATGCCGAAAGGACTCACTTATGTCAACCCACGATTAGCTTATGCTAAGGCAACGGACATGAATGTTGATGAATTAGACCGCATAAGTTATGTAGCCTCTGTAGAAATTGAAAAATTAGGAGGAATAGCAGTTCCTGTACCATCAGATTCTCCCTATGAATATTGTAGTGAAAATATGGAAGGTAGGGGATTGCTATCAATGCGGCATGCAGCAATGCTTGCTGGTATAGGAAGCATGGGCAAGAACACTCTTATAATAAATAAAAAATACGGCAATATGATTAATATTGGAGCAGTATTAACAAATTTAGACTTGAAATCAGATTCTTTCTCTGAAAAGATGTGTATTGAGGGCTGTCATCTATGCCTGGATAACTGCCCACAGAAGGCACTTAATGGACAAACAGTAAATCAAAAGTTGTGTAGAGAATATACTTACAGTAAAAATGGAAAGGGTTTCTCATTATGTAATTGTAATAAATGTAGGGTTATCTGCCCAAAATCATTAGGTGAGATATAA
- a CDS encoding LysR family transcriptional regulator translates to MDNKQLKIFLTIARLQSFTLTAQNLNYAQSTVTTKIKLLEKELGVRLFERLGHCITLTPQGKRLLPFAEQILKLSNDAKGAISNSDLISGTLSIGAVESLCVMWLPKILKEYRLRYPNVEIALKFGNCTDFFRFLKENTIDVAFFLEKKIREEDFITEIEFPEPLALLSLPEHPLAQKESVFPEDLAGESLILTETGCSYRALFENILTQYGIKPRSVIETGNVQSIKQLAMSGLGITLLPLVAVEEECIQQRLIKLNWKGPAFEILTQVIYHKNKWISAPLKAFIELIHEMKL, encoded by the coding sequence TTGGATAATAAACAATTAAAAATCTTTTTAACTATTGCAAGATTACAAAGTTTTACATTGACAGCACAAAATCTAAATTATGCTCAATCTACTGTAACCACGAAGATTAAATTATTAGAAAAAGAATTAGGAGTAAGATTATTTGAGCGATTAGGGCATTGTATTACATTAACACCGCAGGGGAAGAGGCTGTTACCGTTTGCGGAACAAATATTAAAGCTTTCAAATGATGCTAAAGGTGCTATAAGCAATTCAGATTTAATAAGTGGAACTTTATCAATCGGTGCAGTTGAATCTTTGTGTGTAATGTGGCTTCCTAAAATATTAAAAGAATATCGATTAAGGTATCCAAATGTTGAGATTGCATTAAAATTTGGAAATTGTACTGATTTTTTTCGCTTTCTTAAGGAAAATACAATTGATGTCGCATTTTTTCTTGAGAAGAAAATAAGAGAAGAAGATTTTATTACAGAAATCGAGTTTCCGGAGCCATTGGCACTTTTGTCTTTACCAGAACATCCTCTTGCTCAAAAAGAAAGTGTCTTCCCAGAAGATTTAGCTGGTGAATCACTTATTTTAACAGAAACAGGCTGCAGCTATAGAGCACTTTTTGAGAATATCCTGACTCAATATGGAATAAAACCTCGTTCTGTTATTGAAACTGGAAATGTACAATCAATTAAACAGCTTGCAATGAGTGGACTAGGTATAACGTTATTACCACTAGTTGCAGTAGAAGAAGAGTGCATTCAGCAACGATTGATAAAATTGAACTGGAAAGGACCAGCTTTTGAAATTCTAACACAAGTAATCTATCATAAAAACAAATGGATTTCAGCACCACTAAAAGCATTCATAGAATTAATACATGAAATGAAACTGTAA